The following coding sequences are from one Lolium rigidum isolate FL_2022 chromosome 6, APGP_CSIRO_Lrig_0.1, whole genome shotgun sequence window:
- the LOC124664203 gene encoding uncharacterized protein LOC124664203 yields MASSTCLLHSSTLAPAFSPPELRRRLPPTQLDLRSIHRRAPGVSLAASSSAASPEVEKQPSPSPSPPNESALSAVAESVKVLKAAAKTRKVPSDDVLAALATIKKAKLDTSAFFETLGGTESPGRTWMLIFTAKGKLEKGSYFPVTAVQRFDAAGQRIENGVYLGPVGSLTFEGRLSWKKKMLAFVFERLRVKVGPLGPLEIGLGGDASREPSTKDPFFLWFYVDEEIAVAQGKGGGTAFWCRCKRVPA; encoded by the exons ATGGCCTCGTCGACCTGCTTGCTCCACTCTTCCACCCTCGCTCCAGCCTTCTCGCCTCCTGAACTCCGACGCAGACTTCCCCCGACGCAGCTCGACCTCCGCAGCATCCACCGTCGCGCTCCCGGGGTTTCACTCGCAGCCTCatcctccgccgcgtcgccggaGGTCGAGAAGCAGCCCTCGCCGTCCCCTTCGCCGCCCAATGAATCCGCCCTATCG GCTGTGGCGGAGAGCGTGAAGGTGCTCAAGGCGGCGGCCAAGACGAGGAAGGTTCCCTCCGACGACGTGCTGGCGGCGCTGGCCACCATCAAGAAGGCCAAGCTCGACACCTCCGCCTTCTTCGAGACGCTCGGCGGGACGGAGTCCCCCGGCAGGACGTGGATGCTCATCTTCACTGCTAAAGGCAAGCTGGAGAAAGGGAGCTACTTCCCGGTGACCGCCGTCCAGCGATTCGACGCCGCG GGCCAGAGGATCGAGAACGGGGTGTACCTGGGCCCTGTGGGCAGCCTGACGTTCGAGGGGAGGCTGTCGTGGAAGAAGAAGATGCTGGCCTTCGTCTTCGAGCGCCTCCGCGTGAAGGTCGGGCCGCTTGGTCCCCTCGAGATCGGGCTCGGCGGCGATGCGAGCAGGGAGCCGAGCACCAAGGACCCGTTCTTCCTGTGGTTCTACGTGGACGAGGAGATCGCCGTGGCGCAGGGCAAGGGCGGGGGCACCGCATTCTGGTGCAGGTGCAAGCGTGTCCCTGCATGA